The following DNA comes from Phytohabitans rumicis.
AAGCCGTACCCGCCGTGCACCTGGGTCGCCTCCCGGGCGTTGGCGACCGCGCTCTCGCTGGCGTACAGCTTGGCGATGGCCGCCTGGCGCTTGAAGTCCTCGCCGGCGAGCAGCCGGGCGGCCGCGTCGTAGTACGCCAGCCGGCCGGTGTGCGCCCGCAGCTCCATGTCGGCGATCTTGAACTGGATCGCTTGGAAGTTGCCGATCGGCTGGCCGAACGCCTGCCGCTCCTTGGCGTACTTGACCGACTCGTCGACGCAGCCCTGGGCCAGCCCCACGGCCAGCGCCGCGATCGCGATCCGCCCCTCGTCGAGGATGCGCAGGAACTGGGCGAAGCCGCGCCCGCGCTCGCCGAGCAGGTTCGCCGCCGGCACCCGGCAGTCGCTGAACGTCAGCTCGTGCGTGTCGGAGGCACACCAGCCGACCTTCGAGTACCCCGGCTGGACGGTGAAGCCGGGCGTGCCGGACGGCACGATGATGGTCGACAGCTCCTTGGACCCGTCCGGATTGGTGCCGGTCACCGCGGTGACCGTGACCAGCGCGGTGATGTCGGTGCCGGAGTTCGTGATGAACGCCTTGGACCCGTTGATCACCCACTCGTCGCCGTCCAGGACCGCCCGGGTCTGCGTGCCGCCCGCGTCGGAGCCGAAGCCCGGCTCGGTCAGCCCGAACGCGGCGAGCGCCTCGCCGCTGGTCA
Coding sequences within:
- a CDS encoding acyl-CoA dehydrogenase family protein, whose amino-acid sequence is MLNQEHEALRQTVRDFAQEVVAPVIGKYYEQHAFPYDIVRQMGRMGLFGLPFPEEHGGMGGDYFALCLALEELARVDSSVAITLEAAISLGAMPIYRFGTEAQKAQWLPRLTSGEALAAFGLTEPGFGSDAGGTQTRAVLDGDEWVINGSKAFITNSGTDITALVTVTAVTGTNPDGSKELSTIIVPSGTPGFTVQPGYSKVGWCASDTHELTFSDCRVPAANLLGERGRGFAQFLRILDEGRIAIAALAVGLAQGCVDESVKYAKERQAFGQPIGNFQAIQFKIADMELRAHTGRLAYYDAAARLLAGEDFKRQAAIAKLYASESAVANAREATQVHGGYGFMNEFPVARFWRDAKVLEIGEGTSEVQRMVIARSLGL